In Fusarium fujikuroi IMI 58289 draft genome, chromosome FFUJ_chr08, one genomic interval encodes:
- a CDS encoding related to methyltransferase — protein sequence MAQTQQVDLAALVPDYATKDTDSSLGEDLQSSSASVSSSILNYRRENGRTYHAYKDGKYALPNDEAENERLDLQHNLFLLTFDDKVSLSPPNKLDAKVKHVLDVGTGTGIWAIDYADEHPEAQVIGVDLSPIQPDFVPPNVNFVIDDIEDDWTFSQPFDYIHSRVMTSCIADWGDYLKKCFNNLVPGGYLEIQEVDVNIKSDDGSLRPDNIMLKSLALLNEASVMFGRPYLDILSLVNIIKNIDFEDVVVEKFKWPINSWPRDKKAKLLGSWCYTNMACGLEAFTMAPLTRAHGWTPEEVNLWLVHQRKAMADRNTHAYWPLYSIYGRKPLKEN from the exons ATGGCTCAAACGCAACAAGTCGATCTGGCAGCTCTCGTTCCCGACTATGCG ACTAAGGATACTGACTCTTCCCTTGGAGAG GATCTCCAGTCTTCTAGTGCAAGTGTCTCTAGCTCGATCCTGAATTATCGCCGCGAGAACGGCAGAACATATCATGCCTACAAAGATGGAA AATATGCTTTACCAAATGACGAAGCTGAAAATGAGAGACTTG atcttcaacatAACCTGTTTCTACTCACTTTCGACGATAAGGTTAGTTTATCACCACCGAATAAACTAGAtgccaaggtcaagcatGTTCTGGATGTCGGGACAGGTACTGGCATATGGGCTATCGATTATGCGGATGAGCACCCTGAAGCTCAG GTCATTGGGGTTGATCTATCCCCTATCCAACCAGACTT CGTCCCGCCGAACGTCAACTTCGTCATCGATGATATAGAGGATGATTGGACTTTTAGTCAGCCATTTGACTATATTCATAGTCGTGTCATGACATCTTGCATCGCAGACTGGGGCGACTATCTCAAGAAGTGTTTCAA CAACCTTGTCCCCGGTGGCTATCTCGAAATCCAAGAAGTTGACGTTAACATCAAGTCAGATGACGGCAGTCTCCGCCCAGATAATATCATGCTCAAGTCTCTGGCTCTGTTGAATGAAGCGTCTGTCATGTTTGGCCGACCATACCTCGATATCCTGTCTCTCGTGAATATCATAAAAAACATCgactttgaagatgttgttgttgagaagttcaAGTGGCCCATCAACTCTTGGCCCCGAGACAAGAAGGCTAAGTTGCTTGGAAGTTGGTGCTATACCAATATGGCTTGTGGTCTCGAAGCCTTCACTATGGCACCATTGACTCGTGCTCACGGATGGACGCCTGAGGAAGTAAATCTCTGGCTGGTCCATCAACGGAAGGCGATGGCTGATAGGAACACTCATGCGTATTGGCCGCT CTATTCTATCTATGGAAGGAAACCATTAAAGGAGAACTAA
- a CDS encoding related to xylosidase/arabinosidase, with protein MTEESSLTFRNPVIRGFNPDPTICVVPATDSTPTTFFLSTSTFEFFPGCAIYTSTNLIDWKLIGHALNRRSQIDMRTVEPGAGSWASTLRYRPEEKRWYLANGVFHRYRPTVDERIFPRGFYVWTDNIWDDNAWSDPVYFDNPGFDQDLFWDDDGKVYLSTTMRFAWRDPNSKQKDFGIHISEIDISTGRTLTAPKVIRKSPHGIAEGSHIFKRGDWYYLLTAEGGTEAGHQEWVFRSKHGPLGPWESQGKPLWYNGPDEEVQRTGHVDVFEDGNGDWWSVLLGVRPVKHQGTFLEPQLGRETFLVKVEWKDDWPIFNDGHNITLKTPIFQKMNWSWDDTPIKQSYTLTEKPGVLRLYGNCYDLTSPEAPALLLRKQTSYNEVFKAKMEFKPKVRGYEAGIVLWWSQHSYASLGVVALEKDDGKVETRVICKGAAGNANEFKTSETDLGANLENVELAIRAYPTKYKLSLKAGGKESEVFTVDASALTVMPPHGGCFAGTMFGIYSYGKNQPVLDPVDFSEISTEELE; from the exons ATGACTGAAGAATCAAGTCTGACGTTTAGAAACCCGGTCATTCGGGGCTTCAACCCGGATCCTACCATCTGTGTAGTTCCCGCTACGGACTCGACCCCAACGACGTTTTTCCTTAGTACTTCGACATTTGAGTTCTTCCCCGGATGCGCCATTTACACGTCAACCAATCTAATTGACTGGAAACTTATCGGCCATGCGCTCAATCGTCGAAGTCAGATTGACATGCGTACCGTTGAGCCTGGAGCGGGTAGTTGGGCCAGTACTTTGAGATATCGacctgaggagaagagatggTATTTGGCAAATGGTGTCTTCCACCGCTACCGACCAACTGTTGAT GAACGTATCTTCCCCAGAGGATTCTATGTCTGGACCGACAATATCTGGGACGACAATGCATGGTCTGACCCAGTATACTTTGACAATCCTGGTTTTGACCAAGAT CTGTTTTGGGACGATGATGGGAAGGTCtatctctcaacaacaatgcGCTTCGCTTGGCGAGACCCCAACTCAAAGCAGAAGGACTTTGGAATTCACATCTCCGAGATTGATATCTCAACTGGAAGAACCCTCACCGCTCCGAAGGTCATTCGAAAGTCTCCCCATGGAATTGCCGAGGGCTCTCATATCTTCAAGCGCGGAGACTGGTATTATCTCTTGACCGCTGAAGGAGGTACAGAGGCCGGTCATCAAGAGTGGGTGTTTCGTAGCAAACATGGCCCGTTAGGTCCGTGGGAGAGCCAGGGAAAGCCTCTTTGGTACAATGGGCCTGACGAAGAAGTTCAGAGAACGGGACACgttgatgtctttgaggaTGGGAACGGAGACTGGTGGTCTGTCTTGCTGGGTGTTAGACCAGTAAAACACCAGGGGACCTTTTTGGAACCGCAACTAG GGCGAGAGACCTTTCTCGTCAAGGTTGAGTGGAAGGACGACTGGCCAATCTTCAACGATGGTCACAACATCACACTGAAGACT CCGATCTTTCAAAAGATGAACTGGAGTTGGGATG ACACCCCCATCAAGCAAAGTTATACTCTTACAGAAAAGCCGGGTGTGCTAAGGCTCTACGGTAACTGCTACGACTTAACATCCCCTGAGGCTCCGGCGTTGCTTCTTAGGAAACAGACTTCTTACAATGAGGTATTCAAAGCAAAGATGGAGTTCAAACCTAAAGTTAGGGGCTACGAAGCTGGTATTGTGTTGTGGTGGAGCCAGCACTCTTATGCTTCCTTAGGGGTTGTCGCTTTAGAAAAGGACGACGGAAAAGTCGAGACCAGGGTCATTTGCAAGGGAGCTGCTGGAAATGCCAACGAGTTCAAA ACTTCAGAGACAGATCTAGGAGCTAACCTCGAAAACGTTGAGTTGGCTATCCGTGCATATCCGACTAAGTACAAGCtttctctcaaggctggAGGGAAAGAGTCTGAGGTTTTCACTGTCGATGCTAGTGCTTTAACAGTGATGCCACCCCACGGAGGATGTTTTGCTGGTACTATGTTTGGAATCTATTCTTATGGTAAGAACCAGCCCGTGTTGGATCCAGTAGACTTTTCGGAGATCAGCACGGAGGAGCTTGAGTAG
- a CDS encoding related to NmrA-like family protein, translating to MSSTQLNKVAIFGASGNFGTPITAALIKAGFDVTIITRNESKSTFPDGIPVIRTDYTLDALTQALHGQDAVACVVGPAGIPLQATMIDAALAAGVKRFIVDDYGWGPEFRSYLEFKAVRAQRTVGVNRAKEHAGANPDFTWTSIATGNPIDWALKRFPTMGFDIKNRKAIIYDQGEGYFTGTTLEGIGQSVLGVLQHPDETANQHVKVLSIKTCQNELLEAFQKGTGIEWDVQRRTTSELIDGARKKRDTGEGGWILDLAVAQLYEVAEGGKARCLVASSWEESDSGLLGVTQETPESIVTSVLASI from the exons ATGTCCTCCACCCAACTTAACAAAGTTGCCATATTTGGT GCCTCTGGCAACTTCGGCACACCCATCACTGCCGCTCTCATCAAAGCTGGCTTTGACGTTACCATCATCACCCGAAATGAATCCAAGTCCACATTTCCAGATGGTATCCCTGTAATCAGAACAGACTATACTCTAGATGCACTCACCCAAGCTCTGCATGGTCAAGATGCCGTTGCATGCGTTGTTGGTCCAGCAGGCATCCCTCTGCAAGCCACCATGATTGACGCTGCTCTCGCCGCTGGCGTCAAGCGCTTCATCGTTGATGATTATGGCTGGGGTCCAGAGTTTAGAAGCTATCTTGAGTTCAAAGCAGTGCGCGCCCAAAGAACTGTCGGTGTTAATCGCGCAAAAGAACATGCGGGTGCGAACCCAGACTTTACATGGACCAGTATCGCGACTGGCAATCCAATTGACTGGGCGCTGAAGCGGTTCCCTACCATGGGATTCGACATCAAGAATCGCAAGGCAATTATATACGACCAAGGCGAAGGGTACTTCACTGGAACCACTCTTGAAGGAATAGGTCAATCGGTACTTGGAGTCCTTCAGCACCCTGACGAAACAGCGAATCAACATGTCAAAGTGCTCTCCATCAAAACATGTCAAAACGAGCTGTTAGAAGCATTTCAGAAGGGAACAGGGATTGAATGGGATGTCCAGAGACGAACAACCAGTGAGCTTATAGATGGAGCGCGAAAGAAGCGCGACACTGGTGAAGGCGGCTGGATTCTTGACTTGGCCGTTGCTCAATTGTATGAAGTAGCTGAGGGAGGGAAAGCTCGCTGTCTTGTTGCATCGTCATGGGAGGAGTCGGATTCTGGGCTGCTTGGGGTTACTCAGGAAACGCCTGAGAGCATTGTCACCTCTGTTCTAGCTAGTATTTGA
- a CDS encoding probable methionine synthase, vitamin-b12 independent: MAPTLKPFRAEHMGSLLRPQALLDVREQIREKGLSPENAGLETVENDAVKDVVKMQQDLGFKAVTSGEFTRTRFWGLMWDEFEGTTQLSDADASMFRLYHPDVVSLIETDRQVMPGESVIAGGKLSHSPEKSVSNLHELKLVQKFVPKEDWGSIKLTMITPAWFHMRYKQGKAYTPEAYKNDEEYFKDVAKVYQDELDQLYKAGLRNVQFDDPGMAYFCSQKFRDGWAADSDNIGTVDDLLDAYIKLYNDSLSKIPSDMHTGIHLCRGNFIGGRHFAEGKYDIIAEKLFRNLNVNTFYLEYDTERAGGFEPLQFLPKDKNVVVGVISTKLPQLEDKEEMKKRVLSAADWVAKGTSETQKEALQRIAVSPQCGFSTHESGYPLNLEEEKKKLALVREIADEIWGEA; encoded by the exons ATGGCGCCCACTCTTAAACCTTTCCGCGCTGAGCATATGGGCTCTTTGCTCCggcctcaagctcttcttgaCGTTAGAGAGCAGATCCGTGAGAAGGGTCTTAGCCCCGAGAATGCCGGCCTTGAGACGGTGGAGAATGACGCTGTTAAggatgttgtcaagatgCAGCAAGATCTAGGCTTCAAGGCCGTGACCAGCGGCGAGTTCACCCGTACTCGCTTCTGGGGTCTTATGTGGGACGAGTTCGAGGGGACGACCCAGCTTTCTGACGCCGATGCTTCCATGTTCCGTCTTTACCACCCTGACGTGGTCAGCTTGATCGAGACTGATCGCCAGGTCATGCCTGGAGAGTCTGTCATTGCTGGCGGAAAGCTCTCCCACAGCCCTGAGAAGTCTGTTTCGAACCTCCATGAGCTGAAGCTCGTTCAGAAGTTTGTGCCAAAGGAGGATTGGGGCTCCATCAAGCTTACTATGATTACTCCTGCCTGGTTCCATATGCGTTATAAGCAAGGCAAGGCGTATACTCCCGAGGCGTACAAGAACGATGAGGAGTATTTCAAGGATGTGGCCAAGGTCTACCAGGACGAGCTTGATCAACTTTACAAGGCTGGTCTGCGAAATGTTCAATTTGATGATCCTGGAATGGCGT ACTTCTGCAGCCAGAAGTTCCGTGATGGCTGGGCTGCTGACTCTGATAACATTGGCACCGTCGATGATCTCCTAGATGCTTACATCAAGCTCTACAACGACAGCCTTTCCAAAATCCCCTCAGACATGCACACAGGTATTCATCTCTGCCGTGGCAACTTCATCGGCGGCCGTCACTTTGCCGAAGGCAAATACGACATCATCGCCGAGAAACTCTTCCGCAACCTCAATGTCAACACATTCTACCTCGAGTACGATACTGAGCGCGCCGGTGGCTTTGAGCCTCTTCAGTTCCTGCCCAAGGACAAAAATGTCGTCGTTGGTGTTATCAGCACCAAGTTGCCTCAGTtggaggacaaggaggagatgaagaagcgagTTTTGAGCGCCGCGGATTGGGTAGCTAAGGGAACTTCTGAGACCCAGAAGGAGGCGCTGCAGAGGATTGCCGTCAGTCCTCAGTGTGGATTCAGCACCCATGAGAGCGGATATCCCCTCAAtctcgaggaagagaagaagaagcttgcgtTGGTTAGAGAGATCGCCGACGAGATCTGGGGCGAGGCTTAA